The proteins below come from a single Eucalyptus grandis isolate ANBG69807.140 chromosome 3, ASM1654582v1, whole genome shotgun sequence genomic window:
- the LOC104436388 gene encoding respiratory burst oxidase homolog protein E, giving the protein MRSSASMGSKRSSYSRGFDLPEEFDDEEDEAAAAADYGSVGGAMLPVFLNDLRQNSQQDLVEVTLELEDDSIVVRSVTPTSNNNRAFAAAADENPDPAAAAAALDRNLSVTTRIRRKFPWLRSGSSRAGSEAEAPTAAAAAREARRARAQLDRSRSSAQRALKGLRFISKANFCARDAEELWRQVEARFHRLARDGLLAREDFGECIGMDSKEFAVGMFDALARRRRQRIGKITREELHDFWLQISDQSFDARLQIFFDMADSNEDGRITRAEVQELLMLSASANKLSKLKERAEEYASLIMEELDPENLGYIELWQLETLLLQKDTYMNYSRTLSTTSVGWSQNLSSFRPTDKVRRICSSLRCLVLENWQRGWILLLWAIVMGCLFAWKFIQYRNMAAFHVMGYCLATAKGAAETLKLNMALILLPVCRNTLTWLRSTRARSFIPFDDNINFHKIIACAIVIGIILHAGDHLACDFPRLVNSSPEKFALISSDFNNRKPTYTDLLSGVEGVTGIAMVVLMAISFTLATHRFRRNIVRLPAPFNRLTGFNAFWYSHHLLGVVYVLLLIHGTFLYLVHEWYMKTTWMYISIPLLLYILERSMRACRSNHYAVRILKVSVLPGNVFSIIMSKPQGFKYRSGQYIFLQCPTISPFEWHPFSITSAPGDDYLSVHIRTVGDWTQELKKTLTEGRDSSCVIGRAKFTSVGCINQTGQPKLLVDGPYGAPAQDYRNYDVLLLVGLGIGATPFVSILRDLLSNTRAEEQMDSITETSRSDDSTNSFASSNVTPGSKRKSQRTSSAHFYWVTRESGSFEWFKGVMNEVAEMDHKGQIELHNHLTSVYEEGDARSTLITMVQALNHAKHGFDILSGTRVRTHFGRPNWREVFIKVASKHPYTTVGVFYCGMPMLAKELRKLSHELSHKTSTRFEFHKELF; this is encoded by the exons ATGAGATCGTCCGCTTCGATGGGGTCGAAGCGGTCCAGCTACAGCCGCGGGTTCGACTTGCCCGAGGAGTTTGACGACGAGGAGGACGaggcggccgccgccgccgactaCGGCAGCGTCGGCGGGGCAATGCTGCCCGTGTTCCTCAACGACCTGCGGCAGAACTCGCAGCAGGACCTCGTGGAGGTCACCCTCGAGCTCGAGGACGACTCCATCGTCGTCCGCAGCGTCACCCCGACGAGCAACAACAACCGGGCGTTCGCCGCGGCCGCCGACGAAAACCCCGAtcccgcggcggcggcggcggcgctggACAGGAACCTGTCGGTCACGACGAGGATCCGGAGGAAGTTCCCGTGGCTGCGGTCCGGGTCGTCGCGGGCCGGCTCGGAGGCGGAGGccccgacggcggcggcggccgcgaGGGAGGCGCGGAGGGCGAGGGCGCAGCTGGACCGGAGCCGGTCGAGCGCGCAGAGGGCGCTGAAGGGTCTCCGGTTCATCAGCAAGGCCAACTTCTGCGCCAGGGACGCCGAGGAGCTCTGGCGCCAGGTCGAGGCCCGCTTCCACCGCCTCGCCAGGGACGGCCTGCTCGCCCGCGAGGACTTCGGCGAATGCATCG GGATGGACTCGAAGGAGTTCGCGGTGGGGATGTTCGACGCGctggcgcggcggcggcggcagaggATCGGGAAGATCACCAGGGAGGAGCTGCACGACTTCTGGCTCCAAATCTCCGACCAGAGCTTCGACGCGCGGCTTCAAATATTCTTCGACAT GGCGGACAGCAATGAAGATGGGAGAATCACCAGGGCAGAAGTACAGGAG CTTCTGATGCTCAGTGCATCAGCTAACAAGTTGTCGAAGCTGAAAGAGCGAGCGGAGGAATACGCCTCCCTGATCATGGAGGAACTGGACCCGGAGAACCTCGGCTACATCGAG TTGTGGCAACTGGAGACTCTGCTTCTGCAAAAGGACACTTATATGAACTACAGCCGAACGCTCAGCACGACCAGTGTTGGCTGGAGCCAAAACCTGAGCTCGTTTAGACCGACCGACAAGGTGCGGAGGATTTGCAGCTCCCTCCGATGCCTCGTGCTGGAGAACTGGCAAAGAGGTTGGATTCTGTTGCTTTGGGCGATAGTGATGGGGTGCCTCTTCGCTTGGAAGTTCATCCAGTACAGGAACATGGCAGCATTTCACGTAATGGGCTATTGCCTGGCGACGGCCAAGGGGGCAGCAGAAACTCTGAAGCTCAACATGGCTCTCATCCTCCTGCCCGTCTGCCGGAATACCCTGACGTGGCTCCGGTCCACCCGGGCCAGGTCGTTCATTCCCTTCGATGACAACATAAACTTCCACAAG ATAATTGCATGTGCCATAGTCATCGGGATCATCCTTCACGCAGGAGACCATCTAGCATGTGATTTTCCCCGCCTGGTAAACTCCTCCCCAGAAAAGTTTGCCCTCATATCCTCTGACTTCAATAACAGAAAGCCCACATACACGGACCTTCTATCTGGAGTTGAAGGAGTGACGGGCATTGCTATGGTGGTTTTGATGGCTATCTCATTCACTCTAGCGACACACCGGTTCAGGAGAAACATAGTAAGGCTACCTGCACCTTTCAACAGATTGACAGGTTTCAATGCATTCTGGTATTCCCATCACCTGCTAGGTGTGGTCTACGTTTTACTGCTCATCCATGGAACCTTTCTGTACTTGGTGCACGAATGGTACATGAAAACA ACATGGATGTACATCTCTATTCCATTGTTGCTTTACATACTTGAGAGAAGCATGCGAGCATGCAGATCAAACCATTATGCAGTTCGAATATTGAAG GTTTCGGTTCTACCAGGGAATGTCTTCAGCATAATCATGTCCAAGCCTCAAGGGTTCAAGTACAGAAGCGGGCAGTACATTTTTCTACAATGTCCGACAATTTCCCCTTTTGAGTG GCACCCATTCTCAATTACTTCAGCACCTGGAGATGACTACCTCAGTGTTCACATCAGGACAGTTGGTGATTGGACACAGGAGTTGAAAAAAACTCTCACTGAAGGCAGAGACTCGTCATGTGTCATTGGCCGAGCAAAATTCACATCGGTTGGTTGTATCAATCAGACAGG CCAACCCAAATTGCTCGTTGATGGTCCATATGGAGCTCCAGCTCAGGACTACAGAAATTATGATGTACTGCTCCTCGTGGGGCTTGGCATTGGTGCAACCCCTTTTGTAAGCATCCTTAGAGATCTTCTGAGTAATACAAGAGCAGAGGAGCAAATG GATTCAATCACAGAGACCAGTAGATCTGATGATAGCACAAATAGTTTCGCATCTTCAAACGTGACACCAGGCAGCAAAAGAAAGTCACAGAGGACGTCCAGTGCTCATTTCTACTGGGTGACTAGGGAATCTGGGTCGTTCGAGTGGTTCAAAGGAGTCATGAATGAAGTTGCAGAAATGGATCACAAA GGTCAAATTGAGCTTCACAATCACCTTACCAGTGTCTATGAAGAGGGAGATGCAAGGTCAACTCTAATCACCATGGTCCAGGCTCTCAATCATGCCAAACACGGTTTCGACATCCTATCAGGCACACGG GTAAGAACACACTTTGGAAGACCGAATTGGAGAGAGGTATTTATCAAAGTAGCTTCAAAGCATCCATACACTACAGTAG GGGTGTTCTACTGCGGGATGCCGATGTTAGCAAAGGAATTAAGGAAGCTATCGCATGAGCTGAGTCACAAGACATCTACACGTTTCGAATTCCACAAGGAGCTTTTCTGA
- the LOC104436387 gene encoding 2Fe-2S ferredoxin isoform X1, translating to MVISRASRIGARVVRELLSRRGPSAPLSLGASTSLARRHLGARRQSSPAMQPSDKLFQGALLQKHFFCSTTTADGAHGGCDEEKDKISVTFIDKDGEEKQIKVPIGMSMLEAAHENDIELEGACEGSLACSTCHVVVMDVEYYNKLDDPTDEENDMLDLAFGLTETSRLGCQVIARPELDGVRLAIPAATRNFAVDGYVPKPH from the exons ATGGTGATCTCCAGGGCATCCAGAATCGGAGCTCGCGTCGTCAGGGAGCTCCTCTCGCGACGAGGTCCGTCcgcgcctctctctctcg GCGCGAGTACGTCCCTCGCAAGAAGACATCTAGGGGCGCGAAGACAATCTAGTCCTGCAATGCAGCCTTCG GATAAGCTGTTCCAGGGTGCCCTACTTCAGAagcatttcttttgttctacAACCACTGCTGATGGTGCTCATGGGGGATGCGATGAAGAGAAAGACAA GATATCTGTGACGTTTATTGATAAGGATGgtgaagaaaagcaaattaaGGTTCCCATTGGAATGTCAATGTTGGAAGCAGCTCATGAAAATGATATAGAACTTGAAG GAGCATGTGAAGGTTCACTTGCATGTTCAACATGTCATGTCGTTGTGATG GACGTGGAGTACTATAATAAACTGGACGATCCAACTGACGAGGAAAATGACATGTTGGATTTAGCTTTCGGGCTTACAGAAAC GTCTCGTCTTGGTTGTCAGGTGATTGCTAGACCTGAATTAGATGGAGTGCGCTTGGCGATTCCAGCAGCCACTCGAAACTTTGCTGTTGATGGATACGTTCCAAAGCCTCATTAA
- the LOC104438994 gene encoding probable flavin-containing monooxygenase 1, whose product MDPLQNPTVMNPRIAILGAGVSGLATAKQLSHYNPIVFEASDSIGGVWKHCSYNSTKLQSLRCDYEFSDFPWPDRDNSSFPSHAQILDYLHAYATRFDLMKFIRFNSKVVEVRFVGNQKPTDNLADYGSLLPGQPVWEVAVRTHESESVQWHSFEFLVICIGKYGDIPKIPSFPHDKGPEIFHGQVLHNIDYSKLDHEAATELLKGKKVVIVGYKKSGIDLAMECAEANQGPEGQTCTMIVRTLHWTVPHYWVWGLPFFLFYSTRSSQLLHEKPNQTFLRACLCFLLSPLRWAISKFIESYLVWKLPLKKYGLKPDHPFEEDYASCQMAIMPENFFSEADKGRIAFKRPNKWWFWEGGIEFDAGNRLEADVVIFATGYDGKKKLKSIMPEPFRSLIEFPSGIMPLYRATIHPLIPNMAFLGYVESVANLHSADLQSKWLAHLLDEKFNLPSVEDMLEQTTKEIQMMKRTTRFYKRHCISVFSINHDDEICRDMGWNPLRKKNWLAEAFSPYTSQDYEKEE is encoded by the exons ATGGACCCTTTGCAAAACCCTACCGTCATGAACCCACGAATCGCCATCCTCGGCGCTGGTGTTAGCGGTTTAGCCACGGCTAAACAACTCTCCCACTATAACCCAATTGTCTTTGAGGCCAGTGACTCAATTGGGGGTGTTTGGAAACACTGCTCTTACAATTCCACCAAGCTTCAGTCCCTTCGCTGCGACTATGAGTTCTCGGATTTCCCCTGGCCTGACCGAGACAACTCAAGCTTCCCTTCTCATGCCCAGATCCTCGATTACTTGCACGCGTATGCTACACGCTTTGACTTGATGAAGTTCAtcaggtttaactcgaaagtgGTGGAGGTTCGCTTTGTCGGTAATCAGAAGCCAACGGATAATTTGGCAGATTATGGTAGTTTGTTGCCTGGGCAGCCGGTCTGGGAGGTTGCCGTCCGAACTCATGAATCAGAGAGTGTTCAG TGGCACTCTTTCGAGTTCCTGGTGATATGCATCGGCAAATATGGGGATATACCTAAGATCCCTAGTTTCCCACACGACAAAGGCCCTGAGATATTTCATGGCCAAGTATTGCACAACATTGATTACTCCAAGCTCGACCATGAAGCCGCGACCGAATTGCTCAAGGGCAAGAAAGTCGTCATCGTTGGATACAAGAAATCAGGCATCGATTTAGCCATGGAGTGTGCAGAGGCAAACCAAG GACCAGAAGGCCAAACCTGCACGATGATTGTGAGAACCCTTCACTGGACTGTCCCACACTACTGGGTTTGGGGCTTGCCTTTCTTCCTGTTCTACTCCACGAGATCTTCTCAGTTACTCCATGAAAAGCCCAACCAGACCTTCCTCAGGGCGTGCCTGTGCTTCCTTCTGTCTCCGCTG AGGTGGGCGATATCGAAGTTCATCGAGTCCTACTTGGTGTGGAAGCTCCCGCTGAAGAAGTACGGGCTGAAGCCGGATCACCCGTTCGAGGAAGACTATGCGTCTTGCCAAATGGCCATCATGCCGGAGAATTTCTTCTCGGAGGCCGACAAGGGGAGGATTGCATTCAAGAGGCCCAACAAATGGTGGTTCTGGGAAGGAGGGATTGAATTTGATGCTGGCAATAGATTGGAGGCCGATGTCGTCATTTTCGCGACAGGTTACGATGGGAAGAAGAAGCTTAAGTCCATAATGCCTGAGCCATTTCGGAGTCTGATTGAGTTTCCTTCTGGTATCATGCCCTTGTATAG GGCCACGATCCATCCCTTGATTCCGAACATGGCATTCCTCGGATATGTGGAGAGCGTTGCGAACCTCCATTCAGCAGATCTTCAGAGCAAATGGCTAGCTCACCTGCTAGATGAGAAGTTCAACCTCCCGAGTGTTGAGGACATGCTTGAACAGACAACTAAAGAGATCCAGATGATGAAGAGGACGACCCGGTTTTACAAGAGGCACTGCATCTCCGTCTTCAGTATCAACCATGACGACGAAATATGCAGAGACATGGGGTGGAACCCGTTGAGGAAGAAGAACTGGTTGGCCGAGGCATTTAGCCCTTACACTAGTCAGGActatgaaaaagaagaatga
- the LOC104436387 gene encoding 2Fe-2S ferredoxin isoform X2 encodes MVISRASRIGARVVRELLSRRGASTSLARRHLGARRQSSPAMQPSDKLFQGALLQKHFFCSTTTADGAHGGCDEEKDKISVTFIDKDGEEKQIKVPIGMSMLEAAHENDIELEGACEGSLACSTCHVVVMDVEYYNKLDDPTDEENDMLDLAFGLTETSRLGCQVIARPELDGVRLAIPAATRNFAVDGYVPKPH; translated from the exons ATGGTGATCTCCAGGGCATCCAGAATCGGAGCTCGCGTCGTCAGGGAGCTCCTCTCGCGACGAG GCGCGAGTACGTCCCTCGCAAGAAGACATCTAGGGGCGCGAAGACAATCTAGTCCTGCAATGCAGCCTTCG GATAAGCTGTTCCAGGGTGCCCTACTTCAGAagcatttcttttgttctacAACCACTGCTGATGGTGCTCATGGGGGATGCGATGAAGAGAAAGACAA GATATCTGTGACGTTTATTGATAAGGATGgtgaagaaaagcaaattaaGGTTCCCATTGGAATGTCAATGTTGGAAGCAGCTCATGAAAATGATATAGAACTTGAAG GAGCATGTGAAGGTTCACTTGCATGTTCAACATGTCATGTCGTTGTGATG GACGTGGAGTACTATAATAAACTGGACGATCCAACTGACGAGGAAAATGACATGTTGGATTTAGCTTTCGGGCTTACAGAAAC GTCTCGTCTTGGTTGTCAGGTGATTGCTAGACCTGAATTAGATGGAGTGCGCTTGGCGATTCCAGCAGCCACTCGAAACTTTGCTGTTGATGGATACGTTCCAAAGCCTCATTAA
- the LOC104436389 gene encoding peroxiredoxin Q, chloroplastic: MATLSLPKHSLPSLLPPQTPRTQSPRTPTFLPKSTQSQFHGLKLSNSSSPSVPSSFSAKSTVFAKVNKGQAPPAFTLKDQDGKTVSLSKFKGKPVVVYFYPADETPGCTKQACAFRDSYEKFKKAGAEVVGISGDDSSSHKAFAKKYRLPFTLLSDVGDKVRKDWGVPSDLFGALPGRQTYVLDKNGVVQLIYNNQFQPEKHIDETLKFLQSA; encoded by the exons ATGGCCACGCTTTCCCTCCCGAAGCACTCCCTCCCGTCTCTGCTCCCACCTCAGACGCCCAGAACCCAATCTCCCCGGACCCCAACGTTCTTGCCTAAGTCGACGCAGTCTCAGTTCCACGGCCTTAAGCTGTCCAattcctcctctccctccgtcccttcttccttctccgcCAAGAGCACCGTCTTTGCCAAG GTGAACAAAGGCCAAGCCCCGCCAGCCTTCACGCTGAAGGATCAGGACGGCAAGACCGTGAGCCTCTCTAAGTTCAAGGGCAAGCCCGTCGTCGTCTATTTCTACCCTGCTGACGAGACGCCAGGATGCACCAAGCAG GCCTGCGCTTTCAGGGATTCTTATGAGAAGTTCAAGAAAGCAGGAGCTGAGGTGGTTGGAATCAGTGGGGACGACTCGTCTTCGCATAAG GCATTCGCCAAGAAGTATAGACTTCCATTCACATTGCTCAGCGATGTCGGGGATAAGGTCAGGAAAGATTGGGGAGTCCCCTCGGATTTATTCGGGGCATTGCCTGGAAGACAGACTTACGTACTCGACAAGAATGGTGTGGTTCAGCTCATTTACAACAACCAATTCCAACCTGAGAAGCACATCGATGAGACCTTGAAGTTCCTTCAGAGTGCCTGA